A window from Centropristis striata isolate RG_2023a ecotype Rhode Island chromosome 4, C.striata_1.0, whole genome shotgun sequence encodes these proteins:
- the dynll2a gene encoding dynein, light chain, LC8-type 2a, producing the protein MTDRKAVIKNADMSEDMQQDAVDCATQAMEKYNIEKDIAAYIKKEFDKKYNPTWHCIVGRNFGSYVTHETKHFIYFYLGQVAILLFKSG; encoded by the exons ATGACTGACAGGAAAGCTGTGATCAAGAACGCCGACATGTCCGAGGACATGCAGCAGGACGCGGTGGACTGTGCCACCCAGGCAATGGAGAAGTACAACATAGAGAAGGACATAGCAGCCTACATCAAGAAG GAGTTTGATAAGAAGTATAACCCCACCTGGCACTGCATCGTCGGGAGGAACTTCGGCAGCTACGTCACCCACGAGACAAAGCATttcatttacttttacttgGGCCAGGTGGCCATCTTGCTCTTCAAGTCTGGCTGA